A window of the Halopseudomonas phragmitis genome harbors these coding sequences:
- a CDS encoding type II toxin-antitoxin system VapB family antitoxin — protein MRTTVSIDDELYQQALAFAGPDVSNVDLVREAMRTFVRVQAAKRLAALGGTAPEMKTIPRRRAAGDSE, from the coding sequence ATGCGTACAACAGTGTCCATTGATGATGAGCTATATCAGCAGGCTTTGGCGTTCGCGGGACCGGACGTGAGTAACGTCGACCTGGTCCGTGAGGCCATGCGTACTTTTGTGCGTGTTCAGGCGGCTAAGCGCTTGGCCGCTCTTGGTGGTACAGCCCCAGAGATGAAGACGATACCGCGTAGGCGAGCGGCGGGTGACAGTGAGTGA
- a CDS encoding polysaccharide biosynthesis protein, with the protein MREKLLGLRRRYKRLLQIAADTVLIWLALWLAFVVRLGTDELVHPLGGHLWLFVAAPVLSIPIFIRMGMYRAVLRYMGNQALLTMLKAVSLSTLLLALAIYWYRDSPVVIPRSLVINYWWISLVMLGGLRLVMRQYFLGDWYSLGGLPFSKRDESLPKVAIYGAGTAGNQLAAALRMGKSMLPVAFVDDDETIANRVIAGIKVYSPNRIRQMIDETGVEEVLLAIPSESRARRREILDSLESFPVQVRSVPSVTDLASGKVQVDDLQEVDISDLLGRDPVPPIGALSELCVTEQSVMVTGAGGSIGAELCRQIIELKPRTLILFEHSEYNLYSIHSELLGRIERESWPVELIPVLGSIRNASRLAEVMRTWRVNTVYHAAAYKHVPLVEHNIAEGVLNNVMGTLNTAQAAIRTGVQNFVLISTDKAVRPTNVMGSTKRLAEMVLQALSQEPGPVLMGDTSGAHQVNRTRFTMVRFGNVLGSSGSVIPRFREQIRQGGPVTVTHPKITRYFMTIPEAAQLVIQAGSMGQGGDVFVLDMGQPVKILDLAEKMIHLSGLSVRNRKTPKGDIAIEFTGLRPGEKLYEELLIGDNVTMTEHPMIMRANEDCLSWAELQAGLGRLMNAVEREDFTAVRQLLRELVDGYRPEGEIVDWIHLHKKREV; encoded by the coding sequence ATCCGTGAAAAATTACTGGGCTTGCGCCGCCGTTATAAGCGGTTGTTGCAGATAGCGGCTGATACGGTGCTGATCTGGCTGGCGCTGTGGCTGGCTTTTGTTGTGCGGCTGGGTACCGATGAGCTGGTGCATCCTCTGGGTGGACACCTGTGGTTGTTCGTTGCAGCGCCCGTGCTTTCTATCCCCATATTCATTCGCATGGGTATGTACCGTGCCGTGTTGCGTTACATGGGCAACCAGGCTCTGTTGACCATGCTCAAGGCGGTGAGTCTGTCTACGCTGCTGCTGGCACTGGCCATTTACTGGTATCGCGATTCTCCGGTAGTTATTCCCCGTTCATTGGTGATCAATTACTGGTGGATTAGCTTGGTCATGCTTGGCGGCTTGCGCCTGGTGATGCGCCAGTACTTTCTTGGTGACTGGTATAGCCTGGGCGGGTTGCCGTTCAGCAAGCGTGATGAGAGCTTGCCCAAAGTGGCTATCTACGGGGCAGGTACTGCAGGTAATCAACTGGCGGCGGCTCTGCGGATGGGCAAGTCGATGTTGCCGGTTGCCTTTGTGGATGACGATGAAACCATTGCCAATCGGGTGATTGCCGGCATCAAGGTGTATTCGCCTAATCGTATCAGGCAGATGATCGATGAAACGGGGGTAGAGGAGGTTCTTTTGGCGATACCGTCCGAAAGTCGGGCGCGTCGTCGGGAGATTCTCGACAGTCTGGAGTCTTTCCCCGTACAGGTGCGCTCAGTGCCCAGCGTGACGGATCTGGCCAGTGGTAAGGTTCAGGTTGATGATCTGCAGGAAGTGGACATCTCCGATTTGCTTGGGCGCGACCCGGTACCGCCAATTGGTGCTCTGAGTGAGCTGTGTGTGACTGAACAATCGGTCATGGTTACTGGGGCGGGTGGATCGATTGGGGCTGAGCTGTGCCGGCAAATCATTGAGTTGAAGCCGCGTACGCTGATTCTGTTTGAGCATAGTGAATACAATCTTTACAGCATTCACAGCGAGTTGCTGGGCCGGATCGAGCGTGAGTCCTGGCCTGTTGAGCTGATTCCGGTCCTGGGTTCGATTCGCAATGCTAGCCGTCTGGCTGAGGTCATGCGGACCTGGAGGGTCAATACCGTCTACCACGCGGCTGCTTACAAGCATGTGCCATTGGTGGAGCACAATATTGCCGAAGGGGTGCTCAACAATGTGATGGGTACTCTCAATACCGCGCAGGCGGCGATTCGCACCGGGGTGCAGAACTTTGTGCTGATTTCCACCGACAAGGCGGTGCGGCCAACCAATGTAATGGGTAGCACCAAGCGTTTGGCCGAGATGGTGTTGCAGGCACTCAGCCAGGAGCCGGGCCCGGTACTGATGGGCGATACCTCTGGCGCACATCAGGTCAACCGTACCCGTTTCACCATGGTGCGTTTTGGCAATGTGCTGGGCTCTTCCGGGTCGGTGATTCCGCGTTTTCGCGAGCAGATTCGCCAGGGCGGGCCGGTGACGGTGACCCATCCGAAGATTACCCGCTATTTCATGACCATTCCCGAGGCGGCGCAGTTGGTGATTCAGGCCGGTTCCATGGGCCAGGGCGGGGATGTGTTTGTGCTGGATATGGGCCAGCCGGTAAAGATTCTCGACCTGGCCGAGAAGATGATTCATCTGTCGGGCTTGTCTGTACGTAATCGCAAAACGCCCAAAGGCGATATCGCCATTGAGTTCACTGGCCTGCGCCCGGGTGAAAAGCTCTATGAAGAGCTGCTGATTGGCGACAATGTAACGATGACCGAGCACCCGATGATCATGCGCGCCAACGAGGATTGTCTGAGCTGGGCTGAGCTGCAGGCCGGACTGGGCCGGTTGATGAACGCCGTGGAGCGGGAGGATTTTACCGCCGTGCGCCAACTGCTGCGTGAACTGGTGGACGGCTACCGGCCCGAGGGTGAAATCGTTGACTGGATTCACCTGCACAAGAAGCGTGAGGTGTAG
- the galU gene encoding UTP--glucose-1-phosphate uridylyltransferase GalU: MKVSKAVLPVAGLGTRFLPASKAIPKEMVTVVDKPVIQYVVEEALAAGITEIVLVTHASKKAIEDHFDINYELEAELERRGKHELLEVLRSIAPPQLKVSAVRQGRALGLGHAVACARPVVGDAPFAVLLPDVLVKQGSTPDLAQMTERFNQTGHAQIMVEPVPMEQVHQYGVVDLGGQPIQPGGMAAMQRVVEKPPRDQAPSNLAVVGRYVLPARIFDLLDQTQPGAGGEIQLTDAIEALLAEQTVEAYQLQARSFDCGSKLGYLEATLAYGTAHAQLGEAFKALIRQYQV; this comes from the coding sequence GTGAAAGTTTCCAAGGCGGTGTTGCCCGTTGCCGGGCTGGGTACTCGTTTTTTGCCGGCTAGCAAGGCCATCCCCAAAGAGATGGTCACGGTGGTCGACAAGCCAGTGATCCAGTATGTGGTGGAAGAGGCGCTGGCGGCAGGGATTACCGAGATCGTGTTGGTGACCCATGCCAGCAAGAAGGCGATCGAGGATCACTTCGATATTAATTACGAGCTGGAAGCCGAGCTGGAGCGTCGTGGCAAGCATGAGCTGCTGGAGGTATTGCGCAGCATTGCGCCGCCACAGCTCAAGGTGTCGGCCGTACGTCAGGGCCGTGCCCTGGGGCTGGGCCATGCGGTTGCCTGCGCCCGCCCGGTGGTGGGTGATGCGCCCTTTGCGGTGTTGCTGCCGGATGTGTTGGTGAAGCAGGGCAGTACTCCAGACCTGGCGCAAATGACCGAACGCTTCAACCAGACCGGGCATGCCCAGATCATGGTTGAGCCGGTGCCAATGGAGCAGGTGCACCAGTACGGGGTGGTTGACCTTGGCGGTCAGCCGATTCAGCCGGGCGGTATGGCGGCGATGCAGCGGGTGGTGGAAAAGCCGCCGCGTGATCAGGCTCCGTCCAACCTGGCGGTGGTCGGGCGCTATGTATTGCCGGCGCGTATCTTCGACCTGCTTGATCAGACCCAGCCAGGGGCTGGTGGCGAGATTCAGTTGACCGATGCCATCGAAGCACTGCTGGCCGAACAGACGGTTGAAGCCTATCAGCTTCAGGCCCGCTCCTTTGATTGCGGCAGCAAGCTCGGCTACCTGGAGGCCACGCTGGCCTACGGCACGGCCCACGCGCAACTGGGTGAGGCGTTCAAGGCGTTGATTCGCCAGTATCAAGTTTAG
- a CDS encoding UDP-glucose dehydrogenase family protein: MHIDVYGDTLCAHVAAAALASSGHAVTLFVSDAQQLAALQAGHLPWREPGLMELMADQIASGRLRLGDAQQLPAAVGQVLWLAKAPNRVEQAHALLQRLAAQVQGDWLVVNQSTFPVGSTETLQATLDQYQFAAGAHHEVISLPDLLTEGAALQGFLRAEQWLLGADSEWARRQVMELLRPFNRRRDVVQVMRPREAEFTKLAISGMLATRLSYMNDMANLADTLGVDIERVRLGMGADSRIGEAYLYPGCGFGGLKFSRDVMSLASTLEVSGMQAQLLDQVLRINERQKEVLFRKLWRHYGTHLKGRRVAIWGVAFKPETGRIDNAPSLRMLEALWAQGVQVHVHDPQALPELHSWAGERADLILHDDPYSAAEQADALVLLTEWKAYWSPDFPRLAHSMKAPLLLDGRNIWDPDFVREHGFDYYGIGRR, translated from the coding sequence ATGCATATCGACGTATACGGCGACACTCTGTGCGCCCATGTGGCGGCTGCGGCGCTGGCTTCGAGCGGGCATGCGGTGACGCTGTTCGTGAGCGATGCCCAGCAGTTGGCGGCGTTGCAGGCTGGGCATTTGCCTTGGCGTGAGCCGGGGCTGATGGAGCTGATGGCTGATCAGATTGCGTCTGGGCGCTTGCGGCTAGGCGATGCGCAACAGTTGCCGGCAGCGGTGGGGCAGGTGCTGTGGTTGGCCAAAGCGCCCAATCGGGTTGAACAGGCCCATGCCTTGTTGCAGCGTTTGGCCGCGCAGGTGCAGGGCGACTGGCTGGTAGTTAATCAGTCGACCTTTCCGGTCGGCTCGACCGAGACTTTGCAGGCTACCCTTGATCAGTACCAGTTTGCTGCTGGTGCGCACCATGAAGTGATCAGCTTGCCGGACCTGCTGACCGAAGGTGCGGCGCTGCAGGGCTTTCTGCGGGCCGAGCAGTGGCTGCTGGGCGCTGATTCAGAGTGGGCCAGACGTCAGGTGATGGAACTGCTGCGGCCGTTCAATCGCCGCCGCGATGTGGTGCAGGTGATGCGCCCGCGTGAGGCGGAGTTCACCAAGCTGGCGATCAGCGGCATGCTGGCGACCCGTTTGAGCTATATGAACGATATGGCCAATCTGGCAGATACCTTGGGTGTGGATATCGAACGGGTGCGTTTGGGTATGGGGGCGGACTCGCGGATCGGCGAGGCCTATCTGTATCCGGGCTGTGGCTTTGGTGGTTTGAAATTTTCCCGCGATGTGATGAGCCTGGCTTCGACCCTTGAGGTCAGCGGTATGCAGGCCCAGTTGCTCGATCAGGTGTTGCGGATCAACGAGCGCCAGAAAGAGGTGCTGTTTCGCAAGCTGTGGCGCCATTATGGCACTCATCTCAAGGGCCGTCGGGTGGCGATCTGGGGTGTGGCATTCAAGCCGGAAACCGGGCGGATCGACAACGCGCCCTCGCTGCGCATGCTTGAGGCGCTCTGGGCGCAGGGTGTGCAGGTGCATGTGCATGACCCGCAAGCCTTGCCCGAGTTGCATAGCTGGGCTGGTGAGCGTGCCGATCTGATTCTGCATGATGACCCCTACAGCGCTGCTGAACAGGCCGATGCACTGGTGCTGCTGACTGAATGGAAGGCTTACTGGAGCCCGGATTTCCCGCGTCTGGCCCATAGCATGAAAGCACCATTGCTGCTGGATGGGCGCAACATCTGGGACCCGGATTTTGTCCGTGAGCATGGGTTCGACTATTACGGCATTGGACGGCGTTGA
- a CDS encoding UDP-glucose 4-epimerase family protein, with amino-acid sequence MKILLTGGNGLVGSALAKELWADGSRLACAARQPLGLSLEAEYFPIPDLATPVDWSAAVQDVDVVVHCAARVHVMHESVSDSLQAFRAVNVEATLALARQAASAGVRRFVFVSSIKVNGEYSPPGQPFTAQDKPNPCDPYAQSKWEAEQGLLALGRETGLEIVIVRPPLVYGPGVKANFERMLNWLNRGIPLPLGATNNLRSLVARDNLVDLLVTCVDHPAAANQVFLVSDGEDLSTTDLLRRLGSALGKPARLLPVPSRLLHWVATLLGKQDVASRLCGSLQVDMRKTCELLNWEPPVPVDDALAVVAQSYLDNMKK; translated from the coding sequence ATGAAGATTTTGCTAACAGGCGGTAACGGCCTAGTTGGGAGCGCACTAGCCAAAGAACTGTGGGCTGATGGCTCAAGGCTTGCCTGTGCTGCTCGGCAACCCCTGGGCCTTTCGCTAGAGGCAGAATATTTTCCGATTCCAGATCTGGCCACTCCTGTTGACTGGTCAGCGGCTGTGCAGGACGTGGACGTTGTTGTGCACTGTGCTGCCCGTGTGCATGTGATGCACGAGTCTGTCTCCGATTCTTTGCAGGCGTTTCGCGCTGTCAACGTTGAAGCGACTCTGGCGCTTGCACGGCAGGCGGCCAGTGCTGGGGTCAGGCGCTTTGTGTTTGTCAGTTCGATCAAGGTTAACGGTGAATACTCCCCGCCAGGGCAGCCATTCACTGCGCAGGATAAGCCCAACCCATGTGATCCCTACGCTCAGTCCAAGTGGGAGGCTGAGCAGGGGTTGCTGGCTCTGGGGCGTGAAACTGGGCTGGAGATTGTAATTGTGCGCCCGCCGTTGGTTTACGGGCCTGGGGTGAAGGCCAATTTTGAACGGATGCTGAACTGGTTAAACCGAGGAATACCTTTGCCGTTGGGTGCTACGAATAATCTGCGTAGCCTGGTGGCGCGGGATAACCTGGTTGACCTTTTGGTGACCTGTGTTGATCATCCGGCGGCGGCCAATCAGGTTTTTCTGGTCAGTGATGGCGAGGATTTGTCGACAACAGACCTGCTTCGGCGTTTGGGTAGCGCGTTAGGTAAACCCGCTCGGCTGCTACCTGTACCTTCCAGGTTGCTGCATTGGGTGGCTACATTGTTGGGCAAGCAGGATGTGGCATCACGTCTTTGTGGTTCACTCCAGGTCGATATGAGAAAAACCTGCGAATTGCTGAACTGGGAGCCTCCTGTGCCGGTGGATGATGCATTGGCCGTGGTCGCTCAGAGCTATCTGGATAATATGAAAAAATGA
- a CDS encoding MraY family glycosyltransferase translates to MSLLVLLVMVIALAGWLTARLRRYALVRSLVDVPNARSSHQIPTPRGGGVAIVVSFLLVLPLMEWLGVMAGAMVIALWGAGAWVAIVGFVDDHRHIAARWRLLAHFLGACWLLYWLPELPPLMLLGHVLELGWLGYALAALFLVWLLNLYNFMDGIDGIASVEALTVCMGGAAIYFLLDQPVLALAPTLLAAAVGGFLFWNFPPAKIFMGDAGSGFLGLMLGGLALHAAWVDPVLLWSWLIMLGVFVVDATWTLLHRLLRRERVFEAHRSHAYQFAARKYASHRAVTLTVLAINVLWLMPWALVAALQWVDGVIALACAYIPLFWLALRFKAGYAETERSV, encoded by the coding sequence ATGAGTCTGCTGGTCTTGCTGGTGATGGTTATTGCGTTGGCTGGCTGGCTTACCGCTCGTTTGCGACGTTATGCATTGGTCCGCAGTCTGGTGGATGTGCCCAATGCTCGCAGTTCACATCAGATACCCACCCCTCGCGGAGGCGGTGTGGCAATCGTGGTCAGCTTTTTGCTTGTTTTACCGTTGATGGAGTGGCTTGGCGTTATGGCTGGGGCTATGGTCATTGCGCTCTGGGGGGCAGGCGCCTGGGTTGCGATTGTTGGTTTTGTGGATGATCACCGCCACATTGCTGCGCGTTGGAGACTGCTGGCGCACTTTCTGGGGGCATGCTGGCTGCTGTACTGGTTGCCGGAGCTGCCGCCGTTGATGTTGCTGGGGCATGTGCTTGAACTGGGGTGGCTGGGTTATGCGCTGGCCGCGCTGTTTCTGGTGTGGCTGCTGAATCTGTACAATTTTATGGATGGCATTGATGGTATCGCCAGTGTCGAGGCGTTGACCGTGTGTATGGGCGGGGCGGCGATTTATTTTCTACTCGACCAGCCGGTGCTTGCTCTGGCCCCTACGCTGCTGGCAGCAGCGGTGGGCGGTTTTTTGTTCTGGAATTTCCCGCCGGCAAAAATCTTCATGGGTGATGCCGGTAGCGGCTTTCTGGGGCTGATGCTGGGTGGGTTGGCGCTGCATGCAGCTTGGGTCGACCCGGTGCTGCTTTGGAGTTGGCTGATCATGCTCGGGGTGTTTGTCGTCGACGCGACCTGGACTCTGCTGCATCGTCTGCTTCGGCGTGAAAGGGTTTTTGAGGCGCATCGTAGCCATGCCTATCAGTTTGCCGCTCGTAAATATGCCAGCCATCGGGCTGTGACCCTGACTGTACTGGCCATCAATGTGCTGTGGTTGATGCCTTGGGCACTGGTTGCGGCGTTGCAGTGGGTTGATGGTGTGATTGCTCTGGCATGTGCCTACATCCCACTGTTTTGGCTGGCGCTACGATTTAAAGCGGGTTATGCGGAAACCGAACGCTCTGTCTAA
- the pgi gene encoding glucose-6-phosphate isomerase, translated as MTAVNETQWAALEQHRQQIQGQHLARLFAADPERFKRLHRRLGPLLLDFSKQRLNEDTLQHLFALAEAYDLRGWIDRLFAGEPVNHTEGRPAMHWALRLPTGKTCLVDGKDVTALVQAQLERMDVLVSKIHAGQWRGATGEVITDVVNIGVGGSDLGPLMVSEALADFAADTAAPLRMHFASTMDGSQLAQLLRTLDPHATLFVISSKSFTTVDTLSNAATARQWLERSLGDCAGLLDCHFLGVSSAAGKMTEWGIAPDNQLQIWDWVGGRYSFWSAIGLPIALTVGMQGFRDLLAGAHAVDEHFREAEWAQNVPVLMALIGVWNVNVLDINALAVLPYDGRLKQLPLYLEQLEMESNGKSVRRDGTPVEHSTCPIIWGDVGPNAQHAFYQLLHQGTEAVACDFIMPARRYREQAHSVAARELLAQHELALANCLAQSRLLALGDGALDDPEALPAYQRYRGNQPSSTLLLDELTPYTLGMLIALYEHKVFVQSVLWDINPFDQWGVEMGKRIAVQTLERLRGAAVTERSDASTEGLLAFIQGNHK; from the coding sequence ATGACAGCAGTGAATGAAACCCAGTGGGCGGCGCTTGAGCAGCACCGTCAGCAGATTCAGGGTCAGCACCTGGCCCGGTTGTTTGCCGCCGATCCGGAGCGCTTCAAGCGTTTGCACCGGCGTTTGGGACCGCTGCTGCTGGATTTTTCCAAGCAGCGTTTGAATGAAGACACCTTGCAGCACTTGTTTGCGCTGGCTGAGGCCTATGATTTGCGCGGCTGGATCGATCGCCTGTTTGCCGGTGAGCCGGTCAACCATACCGAGGGCCGCCCGGCCATGCACTGGGCATTGCGCCTGCCTACCGGCAAGACCTGTCTGGTTGATGGTAAGGATGTCACTGCGCTGGTGCAGGCCCAGCTTGAGCGGATGGACGTGCTGGTGTCCAAGATTCATGCCGGGCAATGGCGTGGAGCGACCGGTGAGGTTATCACCGATGTGGTCAATATCGGTGTGGGTGGCTCTGACCTGGGGCCGCTGATGGTGTCTGAGGCGTTGGCAGACTTTGCTGCTGATACGGCTGCGCCGCTGCGCATGCATTTCGCATCGACCATGGATGGCAGTCAGTTGGCCCAGTTGCTGCGCACCCTGGACCCGCACGCGACGCTGTTTGTGATTTCGTCCAAATCCTTTACCACGGTGGACACGCTTAGTAATGCTGCGACGGCCAGGCAGTGGCTGGAGCGCTCGTTGGGCGATTGTGCCGGGTTGTTGGATTGTCATTTTCTTGGGGTATCTTCGGCTGCTGGCAAGATGACCGAATGGGGAATTGCGCCAGACAATCAGTTGCAGATCTGGGACTGGGTTGGTGGGCGTTACTCGTTCTGGTCGGCGATTGGTCTGCCGATTGCCTTGACGGTGGGCATGCAGGGTTTTCGCGACTTGCTGGCGGGCGCCCATGCGGTGGATGAGCATTTCCGTGAGGCCGAGTGGGCGCAGAATGTGCCGGTGCTGATGGCGCTGATCGGGGTCTGGAACGTCAATGTGCTAGATATCAACGCACTGGCGGTGTTGCCCTACGATGGCCGGCTCAAACAGTTGCCGCTGTATCTGGAGCAGTTGGAGATGGAGTCCAACGGCAAGAGCGTGCGGCGCGACGGTACGCCGGTTGAGCATTCAACTTGCCCGATTATCTGGGGCGACGTGGGCCCGAATGCCCAGCATGCGTTTTACCAGTTGCTGCATCAGGGGACCGAGGCGGTGGCCTGCGATTTCATCATGCCGGCCCGGCGTTACCGTGAGCAGGCCCACAGCGTGGCTGCGCGTGAGCTTCTGGCCCAGCATGAACTGGCGCTGGCCAATTGTCTGGCCCAGTCGCGCCTGTTGGCGTTGGGAGATGGGGCGTTGGATGATCCGGAAGCGTTGCCGGCCTATCAGCGTTATCGCGGCAACCAGCCCAGTTCGACCCTGTTGCTGGATGAGCTAACGCCGTACACTCTTGGTATGCTGATTGCCTTGTACGAGCACAAAGTGTTTGTGCAATCGGTACTGTGGGATATCAACCCCTTCGATCAGTGGGGGGTGGAAATGGGCAAGCGCATTGCCGTGCAGACTCTTGAGCGTTTGCGCGGCGCAGCTGTCACCGAACGCAGCGATGCTTCTACCGAAGGGTTGCTGGCGTTTATTCAGGGCAATCATAAATAA
- a CDS encoding helix-turn-helix domain-containing protein, translating to MGAQIRARRKELGVSATVVAEAAGMSRITLYRIEKGELSVTLGAYLNALDALGMSVSLKEHDQPEAGDNSPDAKSWIPVRIRLADYPVLKRLAWHVHVDELSPVEAWSIYQSNWRHAESMGMSESETELVEALRAGLSSGEKGV from the coding sequence ATGGGAGCGCAGATTCGTGCCCGGCGAAAAGAGTTGGGAGTCAGTGCCACGGTGGTAGCTGAGGCGGCAGGTATGTCGCGTATTACGCTGTACCGGATTGAAAAGGGTGAGTTGTCTGTAACCCTCGGGGCTTATCTGAATGCCCTGGATGCTCTGGGCATGAGCGTGAGCCTGAAGGAACATGATCAGCCGGAAGCAGGCGATAACTCTCCCGACGCTAAAAGCTGGATTCCTGTGCGCATCAGGTTGGCAGATTACCCAGTGCTCAAGCGCCTGGCGTGGCACGTTCATGTGGATGAACTGAGCCCTGTGGAAGCCTGGAGTATCTATCAAAGCAACTGGCGTCATGCTGAGTCCATGGGTATGTCGGAATCAGAGACTGAATTGGTTGAAGCGCTGCGTGCAGGCCTCTCCAGTGGAGAAAAAGGTGTTTGA
- a CDS encoding PIN domain-containing protein, whose amino-acid sequence MNVLVDTSVWVSHFKRANESLVSLLLQDRVLTHSMVIGELACGTPPSRQQTFTALSQLEPAVTATNDEVMALIDREQLFGLGCGWVDISLLASALITPACRLWTLDKRLAKLAARFEVGFPAGY is encoded by the coding sequence GTGAATGTTCTGGTTGATACCTCCGTCTGGGTGTCGCATTTCAAGAGGGCTAACGAGAGCTTGGTTAGTCTGTTGCTGCAGGATCGGGTGCTGACACATTCGATGGTAATTGGTGAGTTGGCTTGTGGAACGCCACCATCGCGCCAGCAAACTTTTACCGCACTCTCTCAGCTGGAGCCTGCAGTTACGGCGACAAATGACGAGGTCATGGCTTTGATCGACAGGGAGCAACTGTTTGGTCTGGGCTGTGGTTGGGTGGACATATCGCTGCTGGCTTCCGCATTGATTACGCCTGCTTGCCGTTTATGGACTCTCGACAAGAGGTTGGCAAAACTGGCGGCCCGCTTTGAGGTTGGCTTCCCCGCTGGGTATTAG
- a CDS encoding nucleotidyltransferase substrate binding protein — protein MSQAQDIRWHQRLQNFQAAFNELDEAVALNNERSLSKLEELGLIQAFEYTYELAWNTIKDFYLYQGEGGIQGSRDAIRLAFERGLIAEGPSWMAMIKSRTLTSHTYNRETARLIAGEILNTYHPLLQALLVTLVKQRDNG, from the coding sequence ATGAGTCAGGCACAGGATATTCGCTGGCACCAGCGGTTGCAGAACTTTCAGGCGGCCTTCAATGAATTGGATGAGGCTGTGGCGTTGAATAATGAGCGCAGCCTTTCCAAGCTGGAAGAGCTGGGCTTGATTCAGGCGTTCGAATATACCTATGAGTTGGCCTGGAATACGATCAAGGATTTTTATCTGTATCAGGGTGAGGGCGGGATTCAAGGGAGCCGCGATGCTATCCGGTTGGCATTCGAGCGAGGATTGATTGCTGAGGGGCCGTCGTGGATGGCCATGATCAAGAGCCGGACGTTGACTTCCCATACCTACAATCGCGAAACCGCTCGCTTGATCGCGGGTGAAATTCTCAATACCTACCACCCGTTGCTGCAAGCGCTGCTGGTTACTTTGGTGAAGCAGCGTGACAACGGCTGA
- a CDS encoding nucleotidyltransferase domain-containing protein: MTTADSVSSLPANLLGPVRDVLASCPAVRRAVLFGSRALGTHRPNSDIDLCLDAPSLAFADYLKLAATLDELVAPYSLDLVLMHHIENPDFLAHIQRVGVTVYP; this comes from the coding sequence GTGACAACGGCTGATTCGGTTTCATCTTTACCAGCAAATCTGCTGGGGCCTGTACGGGATGTGCTGGCGTCTTGTCCGGCTGTGCGCCGGGCGGTGCTGTTTGGTTCCCGTGCTTTGGGCACTCACCGCCCGAATTCGGATATTGATTTGTGCCTGGATGCGCCTTCTCTGGCGTTTGCTGATTACCTGAAATTGGCGGCTACGTTGGATGAATTGGTGGCGCCCTATAGTCTTGATCTGGTCTTGATGCACCATATCGAAAATCCTGATTTTCTGGCACATATCCAACGGGTTGGGGTAACGGTGTACCCTTAA